From a region of the Lactuca sativa cultivar Salinas chromosome 4, Lsat_Salinas_v11, whole genome shotgun sequence genome:
- the LOC111907876 gene encoding protein ACCELERATED CELL DEATH 6 isoform X1 translates to MADDARKLNKELYDALMKGDTDKAIRLCEGIPKGPLHALTIHHDTVLHMATYSKQSYLVMELLNMVREVYYHKLTCQNDVGNTVLHEAATSDRIVPAAMEMLRRAPTLLSMPNRRGETPIFRAARYGKNRMYDFLDAEMHKTIQSDADLRSFHFRDDKTSILHISILTEHYDLALKIAAKYRYLIDERDGDGMTALQLLACNPSAFHGGEEVGGSLIKKFIYARIKTGGTVTEKVVTGWTVPLWEQLRDQKHRYDSVIELARFLIERDTTWEATESALDKSKPKTHRYGRTTSMGPQDQGQISTTGQETTTVDIAETPLFLATKSGCTEIVRGILEMYPQAVEHVDDEGRNILHVAIKYRQIQIFDIVEKMETPMTRLIRKIDNNGNSILHMVGIKATEAGHEDMRSPALILQEDLLLFERVKKISATHFTKHYNAQGVTAEKLFAINNAQHRMDAKEWMKGTAENCSIVAVLIATVAFAAAYTVPGGPNQETGYPILENQPFFFLFTMTDVLSLAFALTSVILFLNILTSSFRLKDFRQSLPQKLMMGVTLLILSVSMMMVAFAATVILLIRNKEKWTRVALYSVAFFPVLIFAFSYLPLYVSLVKTFSYTLKKIRHVVPRCDSSDPSKTDGAVIPNSVSNSTYPIQSITPDTNRFVV, encoded by the exons ATGGCTGATGATGCAAGGAAACTCAACAAGGAGCTCTACGATGCTCTAATGAAAGGAGATACAGACAAGGCGATCCGTTTGTGTGAAGGGATTCCTAAGGGTCCATTACACGCCTTGACAATTCACCACGACACTGTCCTGCATATGGCTACGTACTCCAAACAAAGTTACCTCGTCATGGAACTACTTAACATGGTGAGGGAGGTTTATTATCACAAGCTAACATGTCAAAACGACGTGGGAAACACAGTGCTCCATGAGGCAGCAACTTCGGATAGAATAGTCCCTGCTGCCATGGAAATGTTGAGGAGAGCACCGACGCTTCTCTCCATGCCCAATAGGCGTGGAGAGACCCCAATCTTTCGTGCTGCAAGATATGGGAAAAATAGAATGTATGATTTTCTTGATGCTGAGATGCATAAAACAATTCAGAGTGATGCAGATTTGAGGAGTTTTCATTTTAGAGATGATAAGACCTCCATACTTCATATTTCCATCCTCACTGAACACTATG ATTTGGCTTTAAAAATTGCTGCAAAGTATAGATACCTGATCGACGAAAGAGATGGGGATGGGATGACTGCACTTCAACTTCTTGCATGTAATCCATCGGCTTTTCATGGTGGGGAGGAAGTGGGTGGCTCTCTGATCAAGAAATTCATATATGCTC GCATCAAAACTGGAGGTACTGTTACAGAAAAAG TGGTAACAGGGTGGACGGTGCCTCTATGGGAACAACTTAGGGACCAGAAGCATAGATATGATTCGGTGATTGAACTTGCAAGGTTCTTGATCGAAAGAGACACAACATGGGAAGCGACTGAATCAGCATTAGACAAAAGCAAACCAAAAACACACAGATATGGGAGGACGACCTCAATGGGTCCCCAAGATCAAGGACAAATATCAACAACTGGCCAAGAAACTACAACTGTCGATATTGCTGAAACCCCGTTATTTTTGGCAACGAAATCAGGTTGTACGGAGATTGTTAGGGGAATTCTTGAGATGTACCCTCAAGCAGTAGAGCATGTTGATGATGAAGGGCGTAACATCTTGCATGTAGCTATCAAGTATCGACAAATTCAAATATTTGATATTGTTGAAAAAATGGAAACACCGATGACAAGACTTATACGAAAGATCGACAACAACGGGAACTCCATACTACATATGGTTGGTATAAAGGCAACCGAAGCAGGTCATGAAGACATGAGAAGTCCTGCTTTAATTTTGCAAGAAGATTTGCTTCTCTTTGAG CGTGTAAAGAAAATATCGGCAACCCATTTCACAAAGCACTACAATGCCCAAGGAGTGACTGCGGAAAAGCTATTTGCCATCAATAATGCTCAGCATCGTATGGACGCCAAAGAATGGATGAAGGGAACTGCGGAGAACTGCTCCATTGTAGCTGTGCTAATTGCAACAGTTGCATTTGCTGCAGCTTACACTGTTCCAGGAGGACCGAATCAAGAAACTGGATATCCAATTCTTGAAAACCAACCTTTTTTCTTCTTATTTACAATGACCGATGTGCTTTCTTTAGCATTTGCTCTAACATCGGTGATCCTATTCCTCAACATTCTAACTTCATCATTTAGATTGAAAGATTTTCGGCAGTCTCTTCCTCAAAAACTAATGATGGGTGTTACTTTGTTGATCTTATCCGTCTCAATGATGATGGTGGCATTTGCAGCGACTGTCATTCTTCTAATACGTAACAAGGAGAAATGGACACGAGTTGCTCTATATTCGGTGGCATTCTTTCCGGTCCTCATCTTTGCTTTTTCGTACTTACCGCTTTATGTTTCGCTCGTGAAAACCTTCTCATACACGTTAAAAAAAATTCGACATGTTGTTCCACGTTGTGATTCCTCCGATCCTAGCAAAACAGATGGTGCAGTTATCCCCAATTCAGTTAGTAATTCCACATACCCGATCCAATCCATAACACCCGATACCAACCGTTTTGTTGTTTGA
- the LOC128133481 gene encoding uncharacterized protein LOC128133481, translating to MVVFVVGVGVAGGGDVWWKRVVGRCWWWWWRWVVVGGVVVIIIVGGGCGGRWGWWWQVVEMGDGVGGGWSWSWMVGVVRSGGDGVGWLFSWVVGGVVVIGGGGGGGDE from the exons ATGGTGGTCTTCGTGGTTGGGGTGGGGGTTGCGGGTGGTGGTGATGTGTGGTGGAAGCGAGTGGTGGGTaggtgttggtggtggtggtggaggtgggtggtggttggtggggtG GTAGTGATCATAATAGTGGGTGGTGGTTGTGGAGGTAGATGGGGTtggtggtggcaggtggtggAGATGGGTGATGGTGTTGGTGGCGGGTGGTCGTGGTCGTGGATGGTGGGCGTGGTTcgcagtggtggtgatggtgttgGGTGGTTGTTTTCGTGGGTGGTGGGTGGGGTGGTTGTgattggtggtggaggtggtggaggtgacgAGTGA
- the LOC111907876 gene encoding protein ACCELERATED CELL DEATH 6 isoform X2 — translation MADDARKLNKELYDALMKGDTDKAIRLCEGIPKGPLHALTIHHDTVLHMATYSKQSYLVMELLNMVREVYYHKLTCQNDVGNTVLHEAATSDRIVPAAMEMLRRAPTLLSMPNRRGETPIFRAARYGKNRMYDFLDAEMHKTIQSDADLRSFHFRDDKTSILHISILTEHYDLALKIAAKYRYLIDERDGDGMTALQLLACNPSAFHGGEEVGGSLIKKFIYARIKTGGTVTEKGWTVPLWEQLRDQKHRYDSVIELARFLIERDTTWEATESALDKSKPKTHRYGRTTSMGPQDQGQISTTGQETTTVDIAETPLFLATKSGCTEIVRGILEMYPQAVEHVDDEGRNILHVAIKYRQIQIFDIVEKMETPMTRLIRKIDNNGNSILHMVGIKATEAGHEDMRSPALILQEDLLLFERVKKISATHFTKHYNAQGVTAEKLFAINNAQHRMDAKEWMKGTAENCSIVAVLIATVAFAAAYTVPGGPNQETGYPILENQPFFFLFTMTDVLSLAFALTSVILFLNILTSSFRLKDFRQSLPQKLMMGVTLLILSVSMMMVAFAATVILLIRNKEKWTRVALYSVAFFPVLIFAFSYLPLYVSLVKTFSYTLKKIRHVVPRCDSSDPSKTDGAVIPNSVSNSTYPIQSITPDTNRFVV, via the exons ATGGCTGATGATGCAAGGAAACTCAACAAGGAGCTCTACGATGCTCTAATGAAAGGAGATACAGACAAGGCGATCCGTTTGTGTGAAGGGATTCCTAAGGGTCCATTACACGCCTTGACAATTCACCACGACACTGTCCTGCATATGGCTACGTACTCCAAACAAAGTTACCTCGTCATGGAACTACTTAACATGGTGAGGGAGGTTTATTATCACAAGCTAACATGTCAAAACGACGTGGGAAACACAGTGCTCCATGAGGCAGCAACTTCGGATAGAATAGTCCCTGCTGCCATGGAAATGTTGAGGAGAGCACCGACGCTTCTCTCCATGCCCAATAGGCGTGGAGAGACCCCAATCTTTCGTGCTGCAAGATATGGGAAAAATAGAATGTATGATTTTCTTGATGCTGAGATGCATAAAACAATTCAGAGTGATGCAGATTTGAGGAGTTTTCATTTTAGAGATGATAAGACCTCCATACTTCATATTTCCATCCTCACTGAACACTATG ATTTGGCTTTAAAAATTGCTGCAAAGTATAGATACCTGATCGACGAAAGAGATGGGGATGGGATGACTGCACTTCAACTTCTTGCATGTAATCCATCGGCTTTTCATGGTGGGGAGGAAGTGGGTGGCTCTCTGATCAAGAAATTCATATATGCTC GCATCAAAACTGGAGGTACTGTTACAGAAAAAG GGTGGACGGTGCCTCTATGGGAACAACTTAGGGACCAGAAGCATAGATATGATTCGGTGATTGAACTTGCAAGGTTCTTGATCGAAAGAGACACAACATGGGAAGCGACTGAATCAGCATTAGACAAAAGCAAACCAAAAACACACAGATATGGGAGGACGACCTCAATGGGTCCCCAAGATCAAGGACAAATATCAACAACTGGCCAAGAAACTACAACTGTCGATATTGCTGAAACCCCGTTATTTTTGGCAACGAAATCAGGTTGTACGGAGATTGTTAGGGGAATTCTTGAGATGTACCCTCAAGCAGTAGAGCATGTTGATGATGAAGGGCGTAACATCTTGCATGTAGCTATCAAGTATCGACAAATTCAAATATTTGATATTGTTGAAAAAATGGAAACACCGATGACAAGACTTATACGAAAGATCGACAACAACGGGAACTCCATACTACATATGGTTGGTATAAAGGCAACCGAAGCAGGTCATGAAGACATGAGAAGTCCTGCTTTAATTTTGCAAGAAGATTTGCTTCTCTTTGAG CGTGTAAAGAAAATATCGGCAACCCATTTCACAAAGCACTACAATGCCCAAGGAGTGACTGCGGAAAAGCTATTTGCCATCAATAATGCTCAGCATCGTATGGACGCCAAAGAATGGATGAAGGGAACTGCGGAGAACTGCTCCATTGTAGCTGTGCTAATTGCAACAGTTGCATTTGCTGCAGCTTACACTGTTCCAGGAGGACCGAATCAAGAAACTGGATATCCAATTCTTGAAAACCAACCTTTTTTCTTCTTATTTACAATGACCGATGTGCTTTCTTTAGCATTTGCTCTAACATCGGTGATCCTATTCCTCAACATTCTAACTTCATCATTTAGATTGAAAGATTTTCGGCAGTCTCTTCCTCAAAAACTAATGATGGGTGTTACTTTGTTGATCTTATCCGTCTCAATGATGATGGTGGCATTTGCAGCGACTGTCATTCTTCTAATACGTAACAAGGAGAAATGGACACGAGTTGCTCTATATTCGGTGGCATTCTTTCCGGTCCTCATCTTTGCTTTTTCGTACTTACCGCTTTATGTTTCGCTCGTGAAAACCTTCTCATACACGTTAAAAAAAATTCGACATGTTGTTCCACGTTGTGATTCCTCCGATCCTAGCAAAACAGATGGTGCAGTTATCCCCAATTCAGTTAGTAATTCCACATACCCGATCCAATCCATAACACCCGATACCAACCGTTTTGTTGTTTGA